The Prinia subflava isolate CZ2003 ecotype Zambia chromosome 6, Cam_Psub_1.2, whole genome shotgun sequence genome contains the following window.
TTATGCCTCCTAGGAAGCTGGTGCATGAGTGGCTGGGAAACAGTCATCTGTGCTAATCTAGGGGGTAAAGGGCACCAAGGCAAGGTGTGGGGTttgcctgctgcaggctgaaGTGGTGCCAGAAGGTGCCGCATGTCCTGCTGTCACATGCACTTTGTCAGCACCCCAAGGTGTGTGCTGGGACCTGCTACTTCAATGGGCTCAGCCTGGCTTCTGTCCCTGGATACTTCTTGCTCCTAATCTCGCTGTTTGTCCACCTTCCAGTCCACCCTGCCCTACTACACCTGGCAGGAGGTGCAGGCCCGCATTGTGCAGATCCAGAAGGAGCACCAGATCTGCATCCACAAGAAGGAGCTGACAGAGCTGGACATCTATCACCGCATCCTCCGCTTCAAGAACTACATGGTGGCCATGGTGAACAAGTCACTGCTGCCCATCCGCTTCCGCCTGCCCCTGCTGGGAGACACCGTCTTCTACACCCGTGGGCTCAAGTACAACTTTGAGCTCATCTTCTTCTGGGGTCCTGGCTCCCTCTTTGAGAATGAGTGGAGCCTGAAGGCTGAATACAAGCGTGCCGGGAACCGCCTGGAGCTGGCTGAGAAGCTCAGCACCCGCATCCTCTGGATTGGCATTGCTAACTTCCTTCTCTGCCCCCTCATCCTCATCTGGCAGATCCTCTATGCTTTCTTCAGCTACACGGAGATCCTGAAGCGGGAGCCGGGCAGCCTGGGTGCCCGCTGCTGGTCTCTCTATGGCCGCTGTTACCTCCGTCACTTCAATGAGCTGGATCATGAACTGCACTCACGCCTCAGCAAGGGGTACAAGCCAGCTTCCAAGTACATGAACTGCTTTATCTCCCCGCTTCTCACCATCGTGGCCAAGAACGTGGCCTTCTTTGCTGGTTCCATCCTGGCTGTGCTCATCGCTCTCACCATCTATGATGAGGACGTGCTTGCGGTTGAGCACGTCCTGACCACGGTCACCCTGCTCGGGGTGGGCATCACGGTGTGCAGGTGAGGTGGGTCTGTGCTGCCCCCgtgctcctggcagtgctgcagggagcagtggggcTGGCAGCAATCCATGTAAACATGCTCTTTGCTTGCAAATGGATTTGAGTGTGCGTGAATGAGGGCAtggctggggagaggcaggacCAGGCTGGAGAAAGGGGATTGCAGTGATCCTGGCTGCAGTGGTTGTATGGTGTGAGGGGCTGGTCTGGGCGGAAGGTTATAGGTAGAGCTGTGATATGGCCCAGTCACCTTGCCCTCCCAAGATGACATCTCCCAGGAGCTGAGGTGTAATGCTGTGATGttgccctgtcctgtcctgcaggTCTTTCATCCCTGACCAGCACCTGGTGttttgcccagagcagctgctgcgAGTCATCCTGGCACACATCCACTACATGCCTGACCACTGGCAGGGCAATGCCCACCGCTATGAGACCAGGGACGAGTTTGCCCAGCTTTTCCAGTACAAAGCGGTGAGCTTGGCTTaactgtggggctggggacttgcccccatccctgcaggagggAGAAGGTGCTGGGGAGCTCAACAGCTCCTGGGCTCATAGAGAAACAAGGCAGCATCCTCAGAGGTACCCTGCCCCAGAAGATGGAGGGCTACCGCTGGAGTCTGTTTTGGGATTGTGGGTGTTTTGACCCTCAAGTTTGTGCTGACCCCATCATCTCTGTGCTCAGGTCTTCATCCTGGAAGAGCTCCTGAGTCCCATCATTACCCCCTTGATCCTCATCATCTGCCTGCGACCCAAGTCCTTGGACATTGTTGACTTCTTCCGTAACTTCACCGTGGAGGTGGTGGGTGTGGGTGATACCTGCTCCTTTGCCCAGATGGACGTGCGCCAGCACGGCCACCCTGCGGTAGGTCCTGGGCTGCCCACCAGCATGTCTGGTCCTTTAGACCCATGAGATGCCCGAACTCACCACTTGTGGCAGCCCACAGCCCAGCCACCCACCTCTCTCTAGGGTGTCTGGGTTTGGCAACACAATTCACCAGCTCCAGAAGGCTCTTGTGGCCCAGCTGTGATAATTGACCAGATCCTTTGGGAATCAGGCtgtgtaatttttttgatgtcatTGCCTGTTTTCACAGCCAAGGGTTCTGTGTCCTCAGGAGAGTGGAATGGGGACTTTTAGAAAGTGTGACCACTAAGAAGTTGATCTGCTTGTGGTCAGGAGAGAAGCAGTCTAGAGGAAATGGGAAGCATTTTCCATTATGCAAAATCTACGATGGAGGCAAAAGGGGTCCTGTGCCTGggcatttaaattatttgtctAAGGAAAAACTTCCTAGAGACACAGTCATGAACTAGGAAGGAAGTGAACTCATTGGGGCAGGAAGCTCTTAGTAAGAGTCCTTTGTTGACTCTAACTGTtcctgtgtgtgtgactgttcccagctccccagctcccttgCAGCAATTCATGTTCTGGGATGGAGATGGAACACACTGTGCTTGTTgcttcttctccaggctgaaatgGCTGAATGAGCATGGGGATTTTTGCTATAGCACCTGCTACATAGGGAGCCATGACCTTGCATGGGCTGGGTGTTGGGTGCTTTGCCCAGACTGACTTCAAgattcccagggctggcagggttGTAAAGCAGATCCTGTCTCTCATTACATGTCTGTGTTCCACAGTGGATGTCAGCAGGAAAGACGGAGGCCTCCATTTACCAGCAGGCTGAGGATGGCAAGACAGAGCTATCCCTCATGCACTTTGCCATCACCAACCCCAAGTGGCAGCCACCCCGCGAGAGCACAGCCTTCATTGGCTTCCTGAAGGAGCGTGTGCACCGGGACAGCAGCGTGGCACTGGctcagcaggctgtgctccctgAAAATGCTCTCTTCAGCTCCATCCAGTCCCTGCAGTCGGAATCAGAGGTACCCAGGCTCAGGGCATGTGGGTTGTTCTTGGGGTGCTTGCTCCATGCTGGCAAATTCATCATCAGGTCCTCTGGGGAATTTTGCCCTTGCCTGGGATGTATCTGGGAATGAATACGTGGTAGATCTGGGACAGTTCTGGGTTTCTAGAGAAGGTAACAGGCTGTCCTAGAGCCTTGTGAGGTGAGAGAGGGGCCAAGAtagcccagctctgtgtgtctggTGGGATCAgtcctccagctctgcacaggacagtGATTCTTTCTCTTTCACCTCTGCAGCCTCACAGCCTGATTGCCAATGTGATAGCAGGCTCCTCAGCACTGGGCTTCCACATGAGCCGGGATGGACAGGCTTCCCGCCATCTCTCAGAAGTGGCCTCGGCTCTGCGTTCCTTCTCCCCACTCCAGTCTGCTCAGCAGCCTTCCAGTGGCTTCCAGGCATCgggaagggatggagagggagcCCAGCCTCGTGGTGCCAGTGCCATGACAGCCTCTGGGTAAGCTGCTGGCTGGAGAAGGGCAGCCAGACACCTTGGACATTCCTTTACCCTTTGCCCAAATGCCATCTTGTTGTCCTAGATGTGTGGTGGCATTTATCTCTACAGCCTGGACAGCAAGGGACATTCACAAGCAGAGTTAGACTCAGGTCTAGGTGCTAAGGCTGGCCCCAAAGGATAGCATCAGGGACTTAGTGTTCTCCTGTAGGTACCACAGCAGTGAGAGACCCCTGTGTAAGGAAGAGGCAGTGCCATAGCAGGGCTTGTGTATTTTGGGAGAAGCTGCAGAGGGCCTTTTCATACCCAGTTCAGGAGCAGATCTCTGTGTGCCTGCCATTAGagtggagaggggctgggcagtgtGGGGACACCTGGGCAGCAAACATTGCTGGTGTGTTCTGTGGCAGTGCTGATGCAAGGACTGTGAGCTCTGGGAGCAGCGCCTGGGAGGGTCAACTGCAGAGCATGATCCTGTCGGAGTACGCCTCGACTGAGATGAGTCTTCATGCACTCTACATGCACGAGGTGAGCaacccagagcagggctggccagagGGGCACGGAGCAAGGCAGGACTGGGCTGCCCTCCGTTGTGATGAGAAAACCAGTGTGTATGCAGTGCTGCGGAGAGGGTGTGTCTGGGCATCTGGTTTCTCCCACACAGCTGAGTCACTCATGTTTTGGCCTGCAGTTGCACAAGCAGCAAGCCCAGCTGGAGCCCGAGCGGCACACTTGGCACCGACGGGAGAGTGACGAGAGTGGGGAGAGTGCCCACGAGGAGCTGGACGCTCAGCGGGGTGGCTCTGTCCCCATTCCCCGCTCTGCCAGCTACCCCTTCTCCTCAGTGCGGCAGCCTGCCGAGGAGACAGCCACGCTGCAGACTGGTTTCCAGCGGCGATATGGTGGCATCACAGGTACgggagccagggcagagctctgtaaCTGGTGCCCTTTATGGACTGGCACAAGCAGCCTGCCTGCTGCTAGGCACTGGCAGTCCCCCAAGAAGCTAATCTAACTTCTTGCCTCTCTTGAAGACCCAGGCACAGTGCACAGAGCCCCATCACATTTCTCCCGCCTTCCTCTGGGAGGCTGGGCCGAGGACGGGCAGTCAGCAAGGCACCCAGAGCCCGTGCCAGAGGAGAGCTCGGAGGACGAGCTTCCGCCACAGATCCACAAGGTAAGGGTGATGGCTGTGGCTGAGAGGGGCAAGGTGTACTCTGATGCCAGGTTGGGGTGCTGGCAGCTGGTCCCAGTAGGTGCCATAGTCTGTCTCTGTCTTACAGGTATAGCCTGGTAGGCTGGGGATCTCATGGGGCTTGCAGATTGGGAGCCACCTGGACAGCGGGATGTGGCATCGGCTTGATTCTTCTCCTGTCCTGAGTGGACATTTTGTTGCCATCAATTGTCGAAGAGACAAAACTGCCAGACCAGTGTCTTTGCTGTGGCACAGCAcctttgctgtggctgtgtccagCCATGTGTCAAGTCAACGCCACTCTGACTTGTGGGGTGAATGCGTGTGTGAGTACATACCTGTGTCTGTGTTCACATCTGTATCGTCCGTGTCAAAGGatctctgcagagcctgtggaAGCTGACATGACAGGACTagcagtgaggagctgctggtaGACTGGTttggaggtggcagcagcagctgctcttcaAAGGGATGTGAGATGGCGTCAGCTCCATCCAGATGTGCGCCCGAAGCTGTGACCTGCCACCAAAATGAGGGCAGGAGTTGTTGAGGGTGGTCTAGCTCAGCCTGTAGCAGCACactgtcctgcctgcagccctgaggaggtGCCTAGGACCACGTTAGTCCTCCCAGAGAGGACCAGTGCTGTGCCTCTCAGCCCAGAGCAGGACGACAGCGGGGCAGTCACCCACCCCTCTGTCCCAGGACCCTGCATAGGGATGAGCCCTGGTTGCTGCTGCTGATATGAGTACAGGTGGGATATAGAGCTGGTGGGAACAGCTCTTGGATCCAAGGATGCTACAGCTCTTCCCTGACTCATAACAGCTGGCCCATTCCCTGCATGCCAGAAAGGGTCATTGGAGTGACACCTCTGTGCTAGGGCAGCAGCATCCTCCCCATGTATGGCACCCATGGGATGTGGGCCACAAGTGggccctcctgcagtgccaaAGAGACCCCAgtgtggagcagcctggcatCTTCCAGGAGTGCTCACAGCCCCCTTGGAGCCCAACCTGAAGGTCTTGTGCTCTGTGTGTTggttccttttctccaggca
Protein-coding sequences here:
- the ATG9A gene encoding autophagy-related protein 9A, with protein sequence MAHFETQYQRLESSSTESPPGGGDLLVHVPEGAKSPWHHIENLDLFFSRVYNLHQKNGFTCMLIGEIFELMQFIFVVAFTTFLISCVDYDILFANKALNHSQHPSEPIKVTLPDAFLPPNVCSARIQANSFLICILVIAGVFWIHRLVKFIYNICCYWEIHSFYINALKIPMSTLPYYTWQEVQARIVQIQKEHQICIHKKELTELDIYHRILRFKNYMVAMVNKSLLPIRFRLPLLGDTVFYTRGLKYNFELIFFWGPGSLFENEWSLKAEYKRAGNRLELAEKLSTRILWIGIANFLLCPLILIWQILYAFFSYTEILKREPGSLGARCWSLYGRCYLRHFNELDHELHSRLSKGYKPASKYMNCFISPLLTIVAKNVAFFAGSILAVLIALTIYDEDVLAVEHVLTTVTLLGVGITVCRSFIPDQHLVFCPEQLLRVILAHIHYMPDHWQGNAHRYETRDEFAQLFQYKAVFILEELLSPIITPLILIICLRPKSLDIVDFFRNFTVEVVGVGDTCSFAQMDVRQHGHPAWMSAGKTEASIYQQAEDGKTELSLMHFAITNPKWQPPRESTAFIGFLKERVHRDSSVALAQQAVLPENALFSSIQSLQSESEPHSLIANVIAGSSALGFHMSRDGQASRHLSEVASALRSFSPLQSAQQPSSGFQASGRDGEGAQPRGASAMTASGADARTVSSGSSAWEGQLQSMILSEYASTEMSLHALYMHELHKQQAQLEPERHTWHRRESDESGESAHEELDAQRGGSVPIPRSASYPFSSVRQPAEETATLQTGFQRRYGGITDPGTVHRAPSHFSRLPLGGWAEDGQSARHPEPVPEESSEDELPPQIHKV